A region of the Streptococcus oralis Uo5 genome:
TGATGGTGAGATTTGGACAACGCGCCTTTTCGGAGAACGAAGCGCTTCTATCCTCTGGCAAGTCGAAAGTATAGATGGTATTGAAGCCATCCTCATCGACAAAGAGGGACGCCTTGCATGTTCTTCAGGCCTTCAAAATTGTATTATGTAAAAAGAGAAAGGAAATCTCATGCTAAAACTTATTGCCATTGTTGGAACGAACTCTAAACGTTCTACAAACCGCCAATTGCTCCAATACATGCAAAAACACTTTGCTGATAAAGCTGAAATTGAACTCGTTGAAATCAAGGACATTCCTGTTTTCAACAAACCTGCAGATAAACTTCTTCCCGCTGAAATTCTTGAAATTGCAGCTAAAATTGAAGAGGCTGATGGTGTGATTATCGGTACTCCTGAGTACGACCACTCTATCCCTGCAGTTTTAATGAGCGCTCTTGCTTGGCTATCTTACGGTATCTACCCACTTTTGAACAAACCAATCATGATCACTGGTGCTTCCTATGGTACTCTTGGTTCATCTCGTGCTCAATTGCAACTTCGTCAAATCTTGAACGCTCCTGAAATTAAGGCAAATGTTCTACCAGATGAATTCTTGCTCTCACACTCTCTTCAAGCATTTAACCCAAGTGGCGACTTGGTTGACCTTGACGTCATCAAGAAATTGGATGCCATCTTTGATGACTTCCGTATCTTTGTGAAAATTACTGAAAAATTGCGCAATGCACAAGAATTGCTTCGCAAAGATGCTGAAGAATTTGACTGGGAAAATTTGTAAGATAGGAGACCGAAAGAATGAAATTTGTTGGACTTGTTGGATCAAACTACGATCAATCATATAACCGCAAACTCTTGGAATTTATTCGTCGCAATTTCAAATTCAAATTTGAATTAGAAGTCCTTGAAATTGACGAAGTTCCAATGTTTAACCAAGACGAAAAATGGGACGAAAGCTTCCAATTGCGTTTCTTGTATAACAAGATTACACGTGCTGATGGTGTCATTATCGCTACTCCTGAGCACAACCACACTATCTCAGCTTCACTCAAATCTGTACTCGAATGGCTTTCATACGAAGTTCATCCATTTGAAAACAAACCTGTTATGATTGTGGGAGCATCATACTATGACCAAGGAACATCACGTGCCCAAGTTCACCTTCGTAAAATCCTTGATGCTCCAGGTGTTAATGCCTACACGCTTCCAGGTAACGAATTCCTTCTTGGTAAAGCTAAGGAAGCTTTTGATAACAATGGAAACATCACCAACGAAGGAACTGTTAAATTCCTTGAAACTTGCTTAGATAACTTTGTTAAATACGTAGGAGTCGTTTCGAAATTGAAAAAACCAAAACCAATCGAACCAGAAGACTTGGATTGTGGAAAACCAATTGCTACAACCATTACTGAAGTTGATCCTGACGATCCAGAATGGGTAGAAAAAGTTGCAGCAATCACTGGAGCTGTTTCTGGTGATACCTATGTCAAACTGGACCACGGTATCCTTACAGTTAACCAAATCGATATGTTCTTGAAAGCTATGCCATTTGAATTGACATACGCTGACGACAACAACCAATTCCTCTACTACAACAACGCTCACCAAGATCCAGACACCATGTTTGCTAAACGTGTACCACCTCAATCAGGTAGCCGTATGTCGACTGTTCATGGTTCTCTTCCACCAGCACGTATGAAGAATGTAGAGTGGGTTATCGGAACACTTCGCAACGGAAACCAAGAATACGTCCGTACGATCGTTCCAGGTTCTCCTGCAGGTGTCATCAACACACACAACTACCAAGCAATGTACTATCCTGATGGATCATACGCTGGTATCAATGAAATTGTCTTTAACTTCCAACCATGGCTTGACTGGTACCTAAAAGAGACTGGTCAACGTTTGGTGGGTGGTAGCGGACCATTTGCCCCTGCTGCTGGAGGTCATGGAGACGCCGATGCTACTTCTGGTGCTTCTGATTCAGGTGATGCTGGAGGCCACGGTGGTGACGCTGACGCTACTTCTGGTGCAAGCAACTAAGAAACCAAAAAGGAGCCAAATGGCTCCTTCTTTTTTATTGAAAAAGAAAAGGGGCTTGTAAATCATCTACAACCCCCTTTCGTTTTATGAGTTAGGATCATCTATACTACGGCCGTGCAAACCTTTTTCACGTTGTACTTGGCGTAGTTTTTCTGGTGTGACGTCATTTCCTTCCTCGTCCACAATTTTAATTCCTTCAATGTGGTGACGAACAGAACGACGATAACCTTCGATATACTCCTCACGAAGTTTAGCTTGTTCCACTTTTTCAGCAGAAGTTAAGCCTTCTGTTTTTTTCTTTTTGGCAAGCTCGTTGATACGAGCGATTTTTTTCGGATCCATTTCTTCTCCTTTGTGATAAGATACAGTCCGTTTGACTGAGTTTATTTAGTATTAATTTGGTTGAAACGTGCAAGTTTAGCTGCTTTTTTGGTTAATTGCGACAAGATAGCCAAGCGATTTTGTCGGACAGTCTGATCTTCAGCCATCACCATGGTATTTTCAAAGAAAGCATCAATAACTGGGCTAAGCGCAAAGAGTTGTTCTAATTGCTGACTTGCAGTTCCTGACAAGACGAGTGATTCTACGGCTTCTGCCAAGGCTTTCTCTTCTTCATTTTCAAAAAGAGCAGAATCAACAGCATCAGATCCTTCTGCTTTCTCAGCCAAGTTGAAAGCACGTGAGAGGGATTCGACAGACGATTTGAAATCTTCTTTCTTGCTTGCTTCGACAAGAGCACTTGCTACTTCCAGCATATCCGCCACAACAAAGTTTGAACTTGCAAGGACTGCTTCCTTGATATCTTTTGGAGTAGAACCCATCATCTTATCAACACGAGCCTTGATAAAGTCCATAACCTCTGCTTTATTTTCATAAGTCAAGCTGTCGAATTTCAAAGCATAAAGGCTATCAATCAACTCATCCATAGCAATGTGCCAACCAAAAGCATCCAAGATACGAACCACACCTTGCGTCGCACGACGAAGGGCATAAGGGTCGTTAGAACCTGATGGAATCAAGCCTACTGAGAAGAAACTCAAAATCGTATCCAATTTGTCTGCAATGGCTAGAATGGCTCCAACCTTGCTCTCTGGAAGTTCTCCTTCAGCAGCTGTCGGCATGTAGTGTTCACGAATAGCAGCTGCCACCGCTGGAATTTCACCAGCAAGAAGGGCATATTTTTCACCCATAATACCTTGGAGCTCATCAAACTCACCAACCATACCCGTCAACAAGTCAAACTTGTAAATAGCTGCTGCACGAGCTAGGTCAACTGTTTCATCCACTGACAAACCAGCTTTTTCTGCCAAGAGAATGGCAATCTGCCCCGTACGAATCATGTGTTCACGAAGAGAACCAATCTTTTCGTGGAAGGTCACATGGTTCAATTTTTCGACTAGGTCAGAAATGACCAATTTTTGGTCTTCACGCCAGAAGAATTCTCCGTCTTCCAAGCGGGCTACCAAGACTTTTTCATTTCCTTTGATAACATTTTCCAAATGCTCTGCGTTTCCGTTACGGACTGAAATGAAGTTTGGCAAGAGTTTTCCATCTTGATCTCGGACAACGAAGTAACGTTGGTGTTCCTTCATCGAAGTCACCAAGACTTCTTCTGGAACTTCAAGGTATTTGGCATCAAAACTTCCCATAAAGGCAGTTGGGTATTCAACCAAGTTCAAGACTTCATTGAGCAAATCAGCATCAATTTCGATACGTACACCATGTTCAGCTTCGATTGCCTTGATTTGGTCAACAATCATTTGCTCACGTTCACGAGGATCCACGATTACAAACTGTGCACGAAGGTCTTCTTCATAGCTCAATGCTGACTGAATCTTGGTTTCTTGTCCCAAGAAACGATGACCACGGCTCACACGACCACCCTTGATATCAAGGAAATCCAAATCAAACTCTTGCTCGTCCAAGAGAACTGTCAAAGTGTGTACAGGGCGGATATACTCAAAAGTGTTGTTAGCCCAGTGCATGCTAACAGGGAAAGTCAAGGACTTCAAGACGTCTACTACACCTGGAACAATGTTCTCAACTGGTTGGCCCACTTCTTCCTTGGTAACATAGACATATTCTTCACCCTTGATTTCACGGAATTTAATATCTTCAACTGTCAAGCCTTTCCCACGGACAAATCCTTGAGCTGCTTTGGTGAAGTTTCCATCACCATCCAAGGCAATTTTCTTTGCTGGTCCCTTGAAATCTTCTGTCAAATCAGACTGTTTGTCTGCAAGACCAGTCACACGAACAGCCAAACGGCGTGGTGTTGAGAAAGTTTGAATGGCTTCAAAAGACAGGCGATTCTCTTTGAGGAAGGCCGCCGTTTTTTCACCTAGTTGTTTTTCGCTTGGAGTTACTACGTAGGCTGGTAACTCTTCAAGACCGAGTTCTACTAATAAGTTTTTTGTCATGTTTTTTCCTTTACATCTTCTTCAATCTTTTTTGATATGCACCTTAGGTACTGGGGACGTCGCTAACTAACTTTGTGAGTCTGTATGGAAATCTAATGCAAAATTGATCAAGATTTCCAACAGTCTCATCAAAGTGGATTTAGCTGACTGATTTTTGAACCTAAGGTTTCAAAAATCCCCACATAACAGTACAGCGGTGCATATCCCTCTAGCAAGTCTTCGACTTGCCTCTAACGATCTTAGAGCACAGTATTACTCACTATTCTGCGTCTTCTGCTAGGAGTTTAGCTCGTGTTGCTTCATCCAAAAGTGGGTAGCCTAGGCGTTTGCGTTCTGCGACAAAGGTTTTGGCTACGACACGGGCCAAGTTACGGATACGAGCGATATAGCCTGCGCGCTCAGTTACGGATACGGCACCACGCGCGTCAAGCAGGTTAAAGGTATGTGAACATTTGAGAACATAGTCATAAGCAGGGTGAACCAAACCCTCTCCCAAGGCACGACCAGCTTCTTTTTCAAACTTATCAAAATTTTCAAGCAACATTTCTTGATCAGAAATATCAAACGAATATTTTGAGTGCTCGTACTCAGGCTGGATGAAGATTTCTCCGTATTTTACACCATCGGCCCACTCGATATCATAGACAGAATCAACTTCTTGAATATAAGAAGCCAAGCGTTCTAAACCATAGGTAACTTCCGCAGTCACAGGGCCAGTTGCCAATCCACCAACTTGTTGGAAATAAGTGAACTGAGTGATTTCCATCCCATCAAGCCAAACTTCCCATCCAAGACCAGCCGAACCAGTTGATGGGTTTTCCCAGTTGTCCTCAACAAAACGAATATCGTGTTCCAAAGGATTGATTCCCAATTTTTCTAAAGACTCAAGATAAAGTTCTTGGATATTTGATGGAGAAGGTTTCATGACCACTTGGAATTGGTGGTGTTGGTAAAGACGGTTAGGGTTTTCCCCATAACGACCGTCAGCAGGACGACGTGATGGCTCCACATAAGCCGCATTCCATGGCTCAGGACCAATAGCACGAAGGAAAGTGTAAGGACTCATCGTCCCCGCACCTTTCTCATTATCATAAGCCTGCATCAGCATACAACCTTGGTCATTCCAAAATTGTTGTAAAGTAAGGATGATTTCCTGGAAAGTCAATTTTTTAGACATTATTTACTCCTTTTTCTATAAAATACTTGCGACACGAGTCTGCCTCGTCGATTATACGAGGCAAGACGAGTTAGTACTGCGTCTAGCTCAGCACTCTAGTGCTGAGCGTGGGGCAATCCGACTGTAAGGAGGTCTCTGCCACTGACGCAGTGAAATGTTAATTTCTTAGACATTGTTTACTCCTTTAATTTATATTATCTTTTTAGCTTTATTCATCAAGCAACCAAGAAAAAGCTGGGTCCTGAAAAATATGACGTTTGGGAACCGTTTGTAAATTCTGATCGCATTCGTCTATTGTACCTAGTTTCAAAGCACAGACTTCTGGTATATTTTCTTGAGCAGTGAAAATTTGACTATGACAGTTCTGACAGTAATAGCGTTGTTTCCCTGGAGATGAACTATAGGTAACCAACTGTTCTTTTCCATGCAATACTAGGTTTTTACTGCTAACTTTGGCATTCACTGTATAGGCAGACGCAGTTGCTTTCCGACAGAATGAGCAGTGGCAAAAAACTAATTCCAACAATGCCTCATCTAAAGTGTAGGTCACTGCTTTACATAAACAAGATCCTGTAAGCATTATGCTCCTTTCTACTTAGGCATTAGAGGAAATTCAAAAAGAACCGAATTTCAACACCCAAGCCTTGCGACTAGGGGCGTCTGAAACGCGGTTCCACCCTAATTTATTACTTCATTGTTTTTAAAAATACGACAGAAAGCGCCAGTTTCTTACCTTGTTCTACTTGGCTCCCACTACCCCAAACTCGCTTGAAGAACGCCATAAGACTTTCTTTCCTAGCTAGTATTATAGCAGATTTTCTAACTAGTGTAAACCAAAAATGAGTCTGAAAACAAAGTTCCAGACTCATTTAATAGTAAAGCTTCAGAAAGTCCTGTTTAAGGATGTCTTCTTGCTTTTGGTTTTTTGCCATGCAGATTTCTCTTGGCTTGTTTCAATGCTGTAATGGCATCTTTGACATCTTCTTGGCTCGCTCCTGGATCTTTAAGGAGTTCCTGTGCCTCTTTAAAAGTTAAAAGATAAGCAGCTTTTTCTTTCTTATCTGCATAGATAAATCTCGCATTCTTTTCTTGGAAAAGACGTTCATCCTTGACCAGTTTCTTCAGACTAGAGAAGTCAGTAGCTTTGCCATTTAATTTGCTTTTAGCCGTCGCTAGGACAATGAGAGATTGGTCAATTTGATCCTGTTTGACTTTAGGATCCACAGCTAGTAAGGCGATTTCTTGGAAGGCACGATCATAAGCTCGACGTACTTTTTCCTTGGCATTCGCATATCGTCCAGTTTTAGTCGTTGCGTAGTAAGCTTTCATAGCTTCTTTCAAGGCTGTAACGTTCGAATCTTTTCCATCCAAAGCTTTACCAGCAGCTTCAAGACTAGCGAGAACGCCATCAATCAATTCTTGTTTCAACTTGCTTGACAAGGCTGACTGTGCCACTTGGAAAGCTTGGTCATAAGCTTTTCTCTTATCTGCACTACTATTAAAGTAACGAGACGTTTCTACCAGTTCTTTTTGTTGATTGACCGCAGCAAGCAAGGCCAACTTAGACACAACAGATAGACGCAAAGCATTATTTCGACCTGGCTGAACGAGCAAGGAAACGAGATCTTCAAGGAGTTCATATCCAGTTGGCAAGGTGACTTGTACAGTATAACGACCTGTAGCAACTTTCTTACCAAAGGCGTAATGACCGTATTTTTCAGCAGGAAGAGTGATACTAGTCCCATCTTCACCTTTCAGAACCACTGTAGTCGTCTTTGGAACGGCTTGATTGAAGGAAACAGACACAGGTGCATATTCTAGGAGATCTGCTAGGAAGGTAATGGTTTGGAAACTATTTTCTTCCGTCAAGTCAAACTCTTGGGACAAGGCACTGATAAATTTCAATTCTGTTCGGTCATAACTAAAAATTTCTGCTGTATAATGATCAAACTGTAAGAAATGAATCGCTTTTGTCTTGTCTACATCAACATATTGTCCCTTGCTATTTTTGATTCGATAGACGTAGAGGGTATCAATATCCTGGTTTGTTTTTGCATCCTTCAAGGCAATTTTCACTCGACCACTATTTTGATCGCGGACAAGTTCGGCAAGTGAGATATAGTCTACATTTCCTGCATAGTCCTCAACAAGATAGTAAATATTAGCCTTGTCAACATTCTTAGGAAGTGTATAACTACCGTCAGCATTTGCCTTAATCAGATGGGTGTTCTCAAGCGCACGAGTTCCAGACTGGTCTTTCCCAGATAGAACCATGGTCCCTTTCTGGTCAAATGGTGTGAGGTAGAAAACTTTTTCTGAAAGGATACCGCCTTGACCCACATCTTTTGGTTTGCGAGCTACGAATTCTTGGTTTCCATCTTTAAAGCGAATATAACCGCTCGTGATAACAGGTTTTTGAGTATCAATTTGAATTTTAAAGGTCGTGTGTTGTTCTTTAGCTCCTGGAACATCTGGTGTGTAACTAATAACATAGTCATATAAACCATCTGCAACGGTATTGCCATCAAAATCCTGGCCTCTCCAAGCAGTATTATCTAGAATATAACTCTTCAGATTTCTACTGTCACCATCAAAATAATTCTTACGGAGATCCTTTGCATCGCCCTCCCAAATAGGATGTTCATGCTTAGTATCCGTAGCCGCATAAACTGTAGCCCGAAGATTTACAAGATTTCTCAAAGCAACCGTTTTGTATTCAACTAGGTCTTTGTTTCCATCAGCGTTTGGAGAAATGGCAATACGGATATTCCCTTTTTCGTCTAACTGAAGAACATGCTTCCCTTCAGCATTTTGTTCGATTCCAAGAACGGTAATTCGGCGTCCTTGGCGTTGACCTTTAGAAACTAGAAGGTCATTTTGCAAGGTTGCGAGATAGGTGGCATCATTAGAGTAGTTAACGGCAGGATTTTCTTTGTCTACTTCTGTGTAAAATCCATTTTTTCCTTCTCGGACAAGATTGTAAATTGGTTTTTCGACAGCAGGGAGATTTTGGAATTCTCCTCGGAAGCCCATAAATGCAAGACTCACAACATCCCCATCATCTGCTGGATCTACAAATCGAACAAACCCTTCAAGGAAATAGCCATTTGGCATTTGTTTGCTGAGTTCAGCAGCAAATTTTCGAGCATCCACTTTAACAGTGACTGTTTGACTGCTGTGGGCTTTGACCGTCACTTCAGGCCAGACTGTCTCCGTTAGTTTTCGAGGTCGAAGGGTGAATTTTCCATCTTGGACATCATCTGTATTGGTATTCACTACCATCTTGAGAGTACGGTCAGTATCTGAAATATTGTGTACAGTAACCTTGAAAGTAAATTGATCTCCAACATTTCCCAAAGTCACACTTGGATAACCATTTTCACCCGTTACATAGAGGTCTGTTGACACTGCAGCAGCTGTATCCACAATACCAGAACCTTGCTGACGAGGAGAGGTATAAGTGCCTGTGTCCTTATTAACATGTGGTTTTGCAGTTGACATGATCAAGGCCTTGACAGTCTCTGATACTTGCTCAGGAGTCAATTCTGGATGGTGTTTTTGAAGGTATTCCTTAACCAAAACTGCAACACCCGTAACGTGAGGAGCCGCCATACTGGTT
Encoded here:
- a CDS encoding NADPH-dependent FMN reductase, whose amino-acid sequence is MLKLIAIVGTNSKRSTNRQLLQYMQKHFADKAEIELVEIKDIPVFNKPADKLLPAEILEIAAKIEEADGVIIGTPEYDHSIPAVLMSALAWLSYGIYPLLNKPIMITGASYGTLGSSRAQLQLRQILNAPEIKANVLPDEFLLSHSLQAFNPSGDLVDLDVIKKLDAIFDDFRIFVKITEKLRNAQELLRKDAEEFDWENL
- a CDS encoding NAD(P)H-dependent oxidoreductase, encoding MKFVGLVGSNYDQSYNRKLLEFIRRNFKFKFELEVLEIDEVPMFNQDEKWDESFQLRFLYNKITRADGVIIATPEHNHTISASLKSVLEWLSYEVHPFENKPVMIVGASYYDQGTSRAQVHLRKILDAPGVNAYTLPGNEFLLGKAKEAFDNNGNITNEGTVKFLETCLDNFVKYVGVVSKLKKPKPIEPEDLDCGKPIATTITEVDPDDPEWVEKVAAITGAVSGDTYVKLDHGILTVNQIDMFLKAMPFELTYADDNNQFLYYNNAHQDPDTMFAKRVPPQSGSRMSTVHGSLPPARMKNVEWVIGTLRNGNQEYVRTIVPGSPAGVINTHNYQAMYYPDGSYAGINEIVFNFQPWLDWYLKETGQRLVGGSGPFAPAAGGHGDADATSGASDSGDAGGHGGDADATSGASN
- a CDS encoding DUF896 family protein; translation: MDPKKIARINELAKKKKTEGLTSAEKVEQAKLREEYIEGYRRSVRHHIEGIKIVDEEGNDVTPEKLRQVQREKGLHGRSIDDPNS
- the glyS gene encoding glycine--tRNA ligase subunit beta encodes the protein MTKNLLVELGLEELPAYVVTPSEKQLGEKTAAFLKENRLSFEAIQTFSTPRRLAVRVTGLADKQSDLTEDFKGPAKKIALDGDGNFTKAAQGFVRGKGLTVEDIKFREIKGEEYVYVTKEEVGQPVENIVPGVVDVLKSLTFPVSMHWANNTFEYIRPVHTLTVLLDEQEFDLDFLDIKGGRVSRGHRFLGQETKIQSALSYEEDLRAQFVIVDPREREQMIVDQIKAIEAEHGVRIEIDADLLNEVLNLVEYPTAFMGSFDAKYLEVPEEVLVTSMKEHQRYFVVRDQDGKLLPNFISVRNGNAEHLENVIKGNEKVLVARLEDGEFFWREDQKLVISDLVEKLNHVTFHEKIGSLREHMIRTGQIAILLAEKAGLSVDETVDLARAAAIYKFDLLTGMVGEFDELQGIMGEKYALLAGEIPAVAAAIREHYMPTAAEGELPESKVGAILAIADKLDTILSFFSVGLIPSGSNDPYALRRATQGVVRILDAFGWHIAMDELIDSLYALKFDSLTYENKAEVMDFIKARVDKMMGSTPKDIKEAVLASSNFVVADMLEVASALVEASKKEDFKSSVESLSRAFNLAEKAEGSDAVDSALFENEEEKALAEAVESLVLSGTASQQLEQLFALSPVIDAFFENTMVMAEDQTVRQNRLAILSQLTKKAAKLARFNQINTK
- the glyQ gene encoding glycine--tRNA ligase subunit alpha, whose protein sequence is MSKKLTFQEIILTLQQFWNDQGCMLMQAYDNEKGAGTMSPYTFLRAIGPEPWNAAYVEPSRRPADGRYGENPNRLYQHHQFQVVMKPSPSNIQELYLESLEKLGINPLEHDIRFVEDNWENPSTGSAGLGWEVWLDGMEITQFTYFQQVGGLATGPVTAEVTYGLERLASYIQEVDSVYDIEWADGVKYGEIFIQPEYEHSKYSFDISDQEMLLENFDKFEKEAGRALGEGLVHPAYDYVLKCSHTFNLLDARGAVSVTERAGYIARIRNLARVVAKTFVAERKRLGYPLLDEATRAKLLAEDAE
- a CDS encoding GFA family protein, whose translation is MLTGSCLCKAVTYTLDEALLELVFCHCSFCRKATASAYTVNAKVSSKNLVLHGKEQLVTYSSSPGKQRYYCQNCHSQIFTAQENIPEVCALKLGTIDECDQNLQTVPKRHIFQDPAFSWLLDE
- a CDS encoding S8 family serine peptidase, yielding MNRRQRFSLRKYKFGLASVLLGTALVFGASQVSANEQSTGENQAQTQEIKTELKDDKHSNSSTDQTNTIGIAPVVGEKQEVETSKEDASKQDAKIEAPVDKTAEAQESGKDRAVANEENQGVVQKETTVDTSTAPATEKASNIENKEAPATTAPKTTGETATTEKEQEKAESAKPNSLSSNDIITVPKTWKAGYKGTGTVVAIIDSGLDLNHEVLRISDPSKAKFKNKEAIEAAKKAAGIDYGKWYSDKVVYAYDYFDGTDKIKEAERTSHGMHVTGIAAGNPDKEAPNGEKVYGVAPEAQVMFMRVFSDRQKTTSSALYVKAIDDAVALGADAINMSLGSSTGSMVDAGSDIVDAIKRARAKGVSVLISAGNSNTFGNGYSKPLAENPDFGLVGNPSTVEDSISVASVNNKTLTTAVFEVKGLEGNAGLHNGKFDYNQPEADKDFEKGKEYEYVEAGLGREEDFAKLDLTGKLALIQRGAMNFSEKIKNARKHGAVGALIYNNVEGANINMAIDDEAKKIPSVFISKQYGEALKSGNYKIVFNDKMDNRPSDVANQLSDFSSWGVTTDGQLKPDVTAPGGNIYSSFNDNTYGSISGTSMAAPHVTGVAVLVKEYLQKHHPELTPEQVSETVKALIMSTAKPHVNKDTGTYTSPRQQGSGIVDTAAAVSTDLYVTGENGYPSVTLGNVGDQFTFKVTVHNISDTDRTLKMVVNTNTDDVQDGKFTLRPRKLTETVWPEVTVKAHSSQTVTVKVDARKFAAELSKQMPNGYFLEGFVRFVDPADDGDVVSLAFMGFRGEFQNLPAVEKPIYNLVREGKNGFYTEVDKENPAVNYSNDATYLATLQNDLLVSKGQRQGRRITVLGIEQNAEGKHVLQLDEKGNIRIAISPNADGNKDLVEYKTVALRNLVNLRATVYAATDTKHEHPIWEGDAKDLRKNYFDGDSRNLKSYILDNTAWRGQDFDGNTVADGLYDYVISYTPDVPGAKEQHTTFKIQIDTQKPVITSGYIRFKDGNQEFVARKPKDVGQGGILSEKVFYLTPFDQKGTMVLSGKDQSGTRALENTHLIKANADGSYTLPKNVDKANIYYLVEDYAGNVDYISLAELVRDQNSGRVKIALKDAKTNQDIDTLYVYRIKNSKGQYVDVDKTKAIHFLQFDHYTAEIFSYDRTELKFISALSQEFDLTEENSFQTITFLADLLEYAPVSVSFNQAVPKTTTVVLKGEDGTSITLPAEKYGHYAFGKKVATGRYTVQVTLPTGYELLEDLVSLLVQPGRNNALRLSVVSKLALLAAVNQQKELVETSRYFNSSADKRKAYDQAFQVAQSALSSKLKQELIDGVLASLEAAGKALDGKDSNVTALKEAMKAYYATTKTGRYANAKEKVRRAYDRAFQEIALLAVDPKVKQDQIDQSLIVLATAKSKLNGKATDFSSLKKLVKDERLFQEKNARFIYADKKEKAAYLLTFKEAQELLKDPGASQEDVKDAITALKQAKRNLHGKKPKARRHP